In the Zingiber officinale cultivar Zhangliang chromosome 5A, Zo_v1.1, whole genome shotgun sequence genome, tatcatTTAATAATTTAAGAAATTTATCCACATCACTTCTTAAATTACTCGTAAAATaatgtaattataattatttgTATAATTATTTTCCTTCGAGGAAAAATGCACGCATACAGTCTTAACGCATACAATCTTCTGTAAGTAGACCCACAtacaatttatgtttttattttacgTTTGATTAGACTTTATTACTCGAGGTTTTAAATAGAATAACTTTTATAATATAATAATGTTAGGAAAAACAAACCTTAAGCTACGAAgagaaaatatatatttctttgacatttaatataaaataaaattacatctATCAAACTGACtatacatttattttaaaatttattcttttTACCTTATTTTAAACTCTCCACCTCCTTGCGATATATATATCGAGGTTTCTTTATCAATGATGACGAGCTCCACCACCATCATTGATTGGCGGCGGAGGCGGAGTTCTTGGGCGTTTGGATCTCAAGACTCCATTTGTCGAAGATTGACTGTTGTTATTTGCATGATGATGAGCTCCACCGTCGTCTTTGGACGGTGGCGAAGTCGGAGTTCTTGAGCATTTGGATCTCGAGGCTCCATCCGTCGGCGGTTGGCTCTCTTTTATAGCATGATGACGAGCTCCACCGCCGTCATTGATTGGCGGCGGAGGCGGAGTTCTTGGGCGTTTGGATCTCAAGACTCCAGTCGCCGAAGATTGGCAGTTGTTATTTGCATGATGATGAGCTCCACCGCCGCCTTTGGACGGTGGCGAAGTCGGAGTTCTTGAGCATTTGGATCTCGAGGCTCCATCCGTCGACGATTGGCTCTCGTCTATAGCATGATGACGAGCTCCACTGCCGTCTTTGGGCGGCGGTGAAGTCGGAGTTCTCGAGCATTTGGATCTCAAGGCTTCTTCTGCGGGCTGTTGGCTCTCGTTTATGGCATGATGACTGGCTCCACCGCCGTCTTTGATCTGTGGCTTAGTTGGAGTTCCTATGAGCTCGGATCTCGAGGCTTCATCCGCCAGCGATT is a window encoding:
- the LOC121979747 gene encoding DNA repair and recombination protein rhm52-like; protein product: MCLKEDILETRFGNHILFFHSSDVICSGYSLSLSASSGKNGPINEGLMSSTATRFNVFFFPACAINKCNGAVHVFTTSFSREKDQKWDQFGLVMHRRGSTWTPTELRPDRESVMAMDPILMLSIGDDGGAHHYAIDESQLPEDGASRSEPSGAPTKPPINDGGGAHHNAIDESQPPADGASRSDLSGAPTKPPINENQSLADEASRSELIGTPTKPQIKDGGGASHHAINESQQPAEEALRSKCSRTPTSPPPKDGSGARHHAIDESQSSTDGASRSKCSRTPTSPPSKGGGGAHHHANNNCQSSATGVLRSKRPRTPPPPPINDGGGARHHAIKESQPPTDGASRSKCSRTPTSPPSKDDGGAHHHANNNSQSSTNGVLRSKRPRTPPPPPINDGGGARHH